A genomic stretch from Serratia entomophila includes:
- the moaD gene encoding molybdopterin synthase sulfur carrier subunit has protein sequence MLDILFFAQVRELVGCSRLQLPAEFATVETLRLALLSRGSRWQLALESDRLLAAVNQTLVPMDHALRAGDEVAFYPPVTGG, from the coding sequence ATGCTTGATATTCTGTTCTTCGCGCAGGTGCGTGAACTGGTCGGCTGCAGCCGTTTGCAACTGCCCGCCGAGTTCGCCACGGTGGAAACGCTGCGGCTGGCCTTGCTGAGCCGCGGCAGCCGCTGGCAGCTGGCGCTGGAGTCCGATCGCCTGCTGGCGGCGGTGAACCAAACGCTGGTGCCGATGGACCATGCGCTGCGGGCCGGCGACGAGGTGGCGTTTTATCCGCCGGTGACCGGGGGATAA
- the moaA gene encoding GTP 3',8-cyclase MoaA yields the protein MTQFTDPWERKFYYLRLSVTDVCNFRCSYCLPNGYRPAAGNNKSFLTLDEIRRVTRAFAAAGTEKVRLTGGEPSLRRDFVEILAAVRENAAIKHLAMTTNGYRLERDVARWREAGLTSLNVSIDSLDANQFHAITGQDKFHQVMAGIDAAFNAGFAKVKVNTVLMRDVNHHSLRSFLDWIKHRPIQLRFIELMETGEGHELFKRHHISGETIRERLTAAGWQRQAQERSAGPAQVFAHPDYLGEIGLIMPYEKNFCASCNRLRVSAMGKLHLCLFGDGGVSLRDLLQSDEQQQALQERIAHSLLQKKQTHFLHQGNTGITQNLSFIGG from the coding sequence ATGACGCAATTTACCGATCCCTGGGAGCGTAAATTTTATTATTTGCGGCTTTCCGTCACCGACGTGTGCAACTTCCGCTGCAGCTACTGCCTGCCCAACGGCTATCGCCCGGCGGCGGGCAACAATAAAAGCTTTTTGACGCTGGACGAAATCCGGCGGGTAACGCGCGCCTTTGCCGCCGCCGGTACCGAAAAGGTTCGGCTGACCGGCGGCGAGCCGTCGCTGCGCCGCGATTTCGTCGAGATCCTGGCGGCGGTGCGGGAAAACGCCGCGATAAAGCACCTCGCCATGACCACCAACGGCTACCGGCTGGAACGCGACGTGGCGCGCTGGCGAGAAGCCGGGCTGACCTCGCTGAATGTCAGCATCGACAGCCTCGACGCCAATCAATTCCATGCCATCACCGGGCAGGACAAATTTCACCAGGTGATGGCCGGCATCGACGCCGCCTTCAACGCCGGCTTTGCCAAGGTGAAGGTCAACACGGTGCTGATGCGCGACGTCAACCATCACAGCCTGCGCAGCTTTCTTGACTGGATTAAACATCGGCCGATACAGCTGCGCTTTATCGAGCTGATGGAAACCGGCGAAGGGCATGAGCTGTTCAAACGGCACCATATTTCCGGTGAAACCATTCGCGAACGGCTGACCGCCGCCGGCTGGCAGCGCCAGGCGCAGGAACGCAGCGCCGGGCCGGCGCAGGTGTTCGCTCACCCCGATTATCTGGGGGAGATTGGCCTGATCATGCCGTATGAGAAAAACTTCTGCGCCAGCTGTAACCGCCTGCGGGTTTCCGCGATGGGCAAGCTGCACCTGTGCCTGTTCGGCGACGGCGGCGTTTCGCTGCGCGACCTGTTGCAGTCGGACGAACAGCAGCAGGCGCTGCAGGAACGCATTGCGCACAGTCTGCTGCAGAAAAAGCAAACTCACTTCCTGCACCAGGGCAATACCGGCATTACGCAGAACCTGTCGTTTATCGGCGGATAA